The stretch of DNA GTGTTGGAAAAAATACCTGCTAAATTGGGAAAAGAAGCAACTTCATTAGTTAAAATTCCGACTATTGGCATAGGTGCAGGACCGGATGTTGACGGACAAGTGCTGGTGGTGAATGATATGTTGGGTATTACTAAAGGCTTCCGCCCAAGATTTTTGCGTCAGTATTTAAACTTATTTGAAGAGATTACCGGTGCGGTAAAACAATACATCACTGATGTAAAAAGTCAGGATTTTCCTGGAAAAAAGGAACAATATTAATTAGCAGCGAAATAAATATTAATTGGCAGGCCCGATCACTGATCTGGTACTGTTTTTCATCATAATTAACTAATAGGGATGGGGAAAGGGTTAGTTAATACATATACTTATAAAGACATTGAAGTTCTTTATGAAGACAATCATATACTAGCTATCAATAAGCCGGCAGGAATTGCTGTTCAGTCTGATGAATCAGGAGATAAGCCACTGATCGACTTTGTTAAAGATTATATTAAATATACTTACGATAAACCTGGTGCTGCTTTTGCAGGGCTGATACATCGTTTGGACCGACCGGTAAGTGGAGTAATACTTTTTGCTAAAACAAGCAAAGCATTAGAACGCTTCAATAAGCTGTTTAAAGGGCGAGATATCCATAAAACTTATTGGGCCGTTGTAAAAAATGCTCCTCCTAAAAAAGAAGATACGCTCATCAACTATCTGAGAAAGAATCCGCAAACGAATACCTCCAAAGCTTACGATAAAGAAATTGAAGGAAGTTTAAGAAGTGAGCTTTCTTATAAAGTGCTTTCCAAATCAGACTCCTATTATCTGCTAGAGATAAATCCGTTAACCGGTCGTCATCATCAAATTCGTGTGCAGTTAGCCAATATGGGTTGTCCAATTCGGGGCGACAGGAAATATGGGTTTCAACGCTCTAATCCCGACTGGAGTATTAATCTGCATGCAAGAAAAATTACGTTTGAACATCCGGTAAAGAAAGAACCCATGGAAATTATTGCTCCATTGCCTTCGGATCCTATTTGGCGAAATTTTAATATATAATCCTAATAATAAATTGCCGTATCATTTTACAGTTATAAATAGTAATTTATAGGTAAATGATATGCTTCATTAATTTGCGCTCAACATTAATTTAACGCTGATGTTTGAAAAACTTTTTCAGTTATCCAGTCATAAAACAACAGTCAGAACAGAAATTCTTGCAGGTATAACCACTTTTATGACCATGGCTTATATTCTTGCTGTAAATCCGGCCATTTTAGGATCTACAG from Solitalea canadensis DSM 3403 encodes:
- a CDS encoding RluA family pseudouridine synthase, giving the protein MGKGLVNTYTYKDIEVLYEDNHILAINKPAGIAVQSDESGDKPLIDFVKDYIKYTYDKPGAAFAGLIHRLDRPVSGVILFAKTSKALERFNKLFKGRDIHKTYWAVVKNAPPKKEDTLINYLRKNPQTNTSKAYDKEIEGSLRSELSYKVLSKSDSYYLLEINPLTGRHHQIRVQLANMGCPIRGDRKYGFQRSNPDWSINLHARKITFEHPVKKEPMEIIAPLPSDPIWRNFNI